Within Alteribacter lacisalsi, the genomic segment TAAAGCGCGCACTTTTAAACGGCACGCTGATTTTTTGAGTGGAAAAAGAGAGGGCTTCAAAATGAATGCCCGGCTGTGCGGACACAACGTTCTCCACTAGCGCCCAGTCTGTGTGAGCCGGATCGTCCGGCATCACAAACCCGATTTTTTCGGGAAACCCAGGAGCCCGGGACTCGGAATCCGCGGTGTCAGATGGGTTTTCCACTCCACCGGCGTATACGATCCGGTCTTCGGTGCTTCCCTTCTGGGTAACACCAGTATACACCTTCGTCATTGCCTGATCTTCCAGATAACGCACAAGCGGCCTGGCGGACTCCTCAGTCCCTGCCACAGTCACAAACACCGTATGAAAGCCAGTCATTTCTGCAGGCCCAATGGTTTTCGCTGCTTTTGCCGATCGGCCCAGCATGTACATCGTCTTTTCAGCAGCTCCAGGCTCATTCAGTTCATCCAGCCAGCCGGCCGGAAGATCATGCTCACTGGTCTGGAAAAAGGCATCGCTGTGCGTATCCGTAACGAGTCCGCCTCCGTCTGGTCCGATGTAGAGCACCGGTATGCCTTCATGAAAAGCAGCGTTTACAAGACCGCTCTCCGGTGAAAACCGCCGGGAGACAGTAAAAAGCTCATTGCCCCATACGACGGCAAGCTTTCCGGAACCCGCCACCCTCTCTTTAAAAGCATGCCACGCTTCCTCGTAAACCGTGTCAGGCTTCTTTTTATCAAGGGGCTTTGAATACACCGTTTCTGCTCTATTTAAAGAAGGAAGCTTCGGCAGCGGTGGTACGGAGATCCCGTGGGAAGGGGTTTTTCCATCTGTATGCTCATCTGTTTCTTCACTGATCTCTTTGTCCGCTCCCTTTTTTGTCTTCCGTTTCATAAAGGCCCAGACGCTCTCTTCGTTCAGCGACTGATTTTTTCGGTGAAGCTGTTCGTTTTCCTGCTCAAGACGGTTTACGTCCTGCTTCAGCTCCTGAACGGTGCCGGCAAGGCTATCATACCTGTCAGCAAGCTTTTGTGCGGTATTGACCGTTTCTTTGATTTCTTTAAGTTTCGGATACACATAATGCTCGTGCATCAGAAGATCCGTCAGCTCTCCCAGCTTCTCTTCGGGAAACGGGGATGGTGTGCTGTTTCTGCCTGCATAGAGAAGGTACTCCCCTTTGAGCACACGGCTGTCGAGGTACTCGAATACACTTCCGAGCCAGTCTGCAGCCGAGAGCACGCGCATTCTGTCAGAAGCACTTTCCCGGTCCAGCTTTCTGGAGACGAGCAGTTTTCCTTTAGGTTTTAAAATGCGGGATATTTCATTGATCAAAGCAAAGCCGGCATTCGATGCATCGTTCAGAATCACAACATCGAACCAGCTGTCCGGAAAAGGAATGTCTGTCCCGGGCAGGTAGATCGTCTGCGACTGCCCGGCTGAGGCCGGGGTATGCGTATAACGGACCGGATCCACGGGCTGTTTCATAGGAACTGCACGTACACCAGTCTCACCATTTCCCCACAATAACGGACTCACAGAGGCCGGGCTGTCGGTAATTTCAATAAAAAGAGAACCTTTTGCTCTTGATGCAAGCCATTCTGCTTTTGATTGTTCAATTCCGGGTAATGACGGCAACATATAACGACCTCCGCTCTTCTGAACTGCAGGCCCGGCAGGTTTCCCCCCGGGCCTTTATGCAGTAACGTTTTTCCTGTTTACTGATTATACCATTATCTGCTGTCACCACGGGTTAATATGGTTCTCGTCAACACAAACGTCAGAATAACGGTAATGGGGAGGAAAATGAACGGAGCAAATTCCTCGGCTATATTTAAAACTTCAACACAGACGATAATTCCCACGTAGTTCAGCGCAAACTGCACAACGTACACAAGAGGAAAGGCAAAGAATTTCTTCAGACTCACGGTTGTTTTATAGACAAATAGCGTGTTCATGAAATACGAGCCGATCATGCTCAGCAGGTAGGCGGCCACAAACGCCGCCTGGTAATGCACATCGAACAGGAGCAGGATGAAATAGATGATATAAAAGTTAATCGTATTCATGACGCCGACTACAACAAAACGGGAGAAAGCCGTATTGATTTTATTGATCAGTTTCGTCATGGGCACGTTCATCGCGATCGTCTCCTTCCGCGTTCTGTTGCGCCTCATGCTCGCTCGGCACATACTCATTCACAAAATAGATGGGCCTTCCCTTCACTTCAAGGAAAATTCTCGCCACATATTCCCCGATAATTCCGAGGGAAATGAGAATCACACCGCTCATAAACAGGACAAGGGTCACAAGGGTCGGAAAACCGGCAACCTGGTTGCCGAGAAAGACCGTCTGTCCAATAATGACAAGCATATAGATAAATGCAAAGAAAGATACGAGAAGACCAAGATAACTGGAAAAGCGGAGCGGAACAAGCGAGAAACTCGTAATCGCGTCAATCGAATACGTGATCAAGCTCGTCAGTTTCCACTTGGATGCCCCTTCTTCTCTGGTACCCTGTTCAAAGTACACCGTTTTCGACGGATAGCCGATCCATTTGAACAGCCCTTTTGAGAACCGGTTGTATTCGCTCAGCTGAAGGACGGAATCGAGTGCCTTCCGGCTTAAGAGAACGAAGTCCTTGTCGCCATCGGCAAACTGCACTTCGTCTCCTGCCAGGCGGTTCATCATGCTGTAAAAGGACCCGGACAGGAGGTGGCGGGCCCTGCTCTGGCCCACCCTTACACTGCTTCTGGCGTGAATCACATCGTACCCTTCCCGATAGGCCGCAACCATGTCGGGAATGAGTGAAGGCGGGTGCTCAAGATCTGAATCCATCACAATGGCAGCGTCGCCCGCAACGTGATCCAGACCGGCTTTCATGGCGCTCTCTTTTCCGAAGTTCCGGCTGAGGTCAATAAATGACACGGATGCATCTGCCGCTTTCAACTGCTTCAGTTTTTCCAGAGTGCCATCGCTGCTCCCGTCGTTAACAAAGATCAGTTCATAACGGATGGAAAGGGAACGGAGAATACCCGTCACTTCCTCATGAAAACGTTCCAGAACCGTTTCTTCGTTATAGGCGGGAATCACGATCGACAATAGCTCTATTTTCTGCTGTTTCATTGTATATCACCTTTGTGCGGGGCCTTCCGGCTCTGCCGTCTGCGATAGACGATGAGCCCAATGAAGCCGCCCCATGCTAGTAAACTCAGTCCAAGTCCGGTGCCGAAGTACGGAGAACGATAGGAAAGCTCGATCTGGTGCTCGCCTTCCGGGAGTACAATGGCCATTAAGCCGCCATTTACCTGGGCAATTTCTGCTGCTTCTCCATTCACTTCCGCACGCCATCCTTCATCATAAGGAACTGCAAGTGTGAGAATTCCCGGTTCCTCGAGATCAACAGATCCTTCCATCCGATTGTTTGAGAACGTAATGTCCGTCATGGCCTGTTCCTGCCTGGCTGAAACCTGATCTTCATATAGTGACGTATCAAGCCTGTAAATCATCATATCACTGATTTCATACACGTTATCAGCGGAAAATTCAATCGTCAGCTCCTGATCAAGGCCGTCGTGGTAACCCAGATTCAAATCAACCTGATTGTGATCACGGTAGGCATGATGCTCACGGTCCTGAGCCCGTGGACGGTGGCCGTCCTCAAGTCCTGCGAACATTGCGTTGACCTGGCCCCTGTCTTCACGCTCCTGATAGAAGGATAGGAAGTACTCCCCCGGTTCTGTTTCATCAAGCTGGACACGGATTTCCCCGTCCTCATGAAACTCCACCGTGATCGCGTCCTCTGACTCGTCAATAAGTTCAACGTTGTCAAAATCCATCATGTCAGTCGTAACCTCAAATGAATCATATTCAAGCTCTTCAGGGGACCATCCTGCGAAATCGTATCCACCAGTATCCGTCTCATTCATCACGGTACCCTGCATCACTGCCTGGTCCTTCAGCGGTGCAGGCAGTTCGTCAAACTGCTCGGGTGTAATCACTGTCTGGACGGCGGTACCAGGCGGCAGGTAAAGCGTGTTTTCATAAAGAATGAAATCCTCTGTTTCAAAAACTTCCTCATATCCGTAAGGAACAAACCCTGCTCCCTGATTCTGAATGGAATACTTGGTCGAAAGCAGCGTTTCAAGGTTAATTCTCTGATCAAAACCTTCCACACGGTTGAAGAATGCCCCATAGGTTCTCACGTTGAACGTCTCCAGCATCGACAGGTAGCCAGGGTTGGCCACTGAGTGGTACCCGTTCATCCCGCGGAAGCCCTGTGCCAGCGCATCGTTCCCGGAACCGGAATGAAACGCCCCCTTACTGATCCGGTAAAAACTGTCGTCATTTTCTTCAATCCAGTCAAGAATTTCGACGGTCCCGTCTTCATAACCGTTTCCAGGCCCATAGTCTTCTGTTGTTGTATAATTCATCATATCCCTGTACTCTGTGCCGTTATACACAAGGTGAACGGCGACGACAGCAAAAAGGAGCCCTTTTACGCCAATGGCCGGAAGTTTCCAGCCAACTCGGTTCAGGACAATGATTCCGGAAAGAAGAACGGCATACCCTGCACCAAAATAAATCTCCTGAGTAAATTCCCCGTTATGGTGGTACATGTAATGTGCCGTTACGGCAAGAAAAACGCCAATCAGGGGAATGTGCCAATACGTCCATTCATCCATTTTATTCAGGCTGACTGCCATAAATAAAACAAAGAAAGCCACGATAATAAAAAACCATCGGTCCGTTTCATATGAAAATCCGTTAAATGCTGACTGCATAAACGGCATGATCATCAGGTAGGACATGAGCACCGTGGATATGGTGTACACTGCCTTTTCACGCCAGGAAATACGAAGCGACAGAATCAGCGGGATAACAAGGAAAGCAAGAATGGTAATTCCAAATGTCCGTCCATCAGCCACATCCAGCAGGATCCGGGTTGTTTTTTCAGGATTGTAAATCAGGAAAAAATCCGGTATCACTGTATCGATCCGTACGTTCGTAAGCACCGTATACGCTGCGGGAAGAAAGACAACAGAGGCCATCACAAGGCCGAGCATGTAGTAAAGCAGGAACCAGCCTGCCTGTACGAAGAAGGCCTTCAGCCTGCCCGTCATCGGTGTAATAAAGAAACGGAACAGGAAATACATCAGGATCATAATCGTAATCATATAAAAGAAATAAAAGTTAGTAAGTGCGATCGTAAATACCATAAACGCAAACAGCAGGTACCTTTTTTCCTTTACTCCGCGATCCATGCTCATTAAAAGGATCGGCAGAAAGACGAACACAGTCGTCCAGAACATATAACGAATGTTCAGGTACACCATCCAGCCGCAGTAGGCGTAAACCACTGATGCCAGAACCGCTGCATACCCCTGGATCTTGAGAGACCGCATATAGTGGTACCACAGAAAGCCGGCAAGCATGATTTTCAGCAGGAGCATCACGAGAAAATAATGCGGCAGGAATGAAGCAGGAAATAGAAGGGACAGATAAAAGAACAGGTCCCCGGTCATATAATAGGCGTAACTGCCCCAGAAATTCGTTCCGATCCCCGTCTCCCACGACCAGAACGGGAAGCCGTCCCCTGCCTTAATCAAGTCGTGGTAATGGATATAAAAGGGGAGGAACTGCTCGTAGGTGTCCCCCAGCCGGATCATGAAGGCACTGCCGAAAATAAAATCCCAGAACAGGACTGTAGACATGAGCGACAGGGTCACAAGAAGAAGCAGTTCATATTTATAAGCTTTCATTCGCTCTAACATAAAATCTTCCTTTACGTATTACAGAATTAAGTAGCGCTTAAACGTGCAAAAGAAAAGCCCATCATAACTGAGGAGCTTTTCTTTTCTATGTTACGCGTTCACCCGGCTCATCTCCAGAATGTGACGGGCAATCTGGTCCGCTCCATTTGAAGTGATTAGTGACTGCGACGCTTCTTTCATCCTTTTGTTGTTTTCTTCATCCAGAACGTGGTTAATTGCTTCAACAAAATCATCCCGGTTCGGGTCTCTCAGTACAACGGCGGCTCCTGCGTCACCGGCAATGTTCGCCCGTGCGACCTGATCGTCTGTCTTTGTGTTCTCGTTTGGAACAAAGATCGACGGAACACCGAAGTACATGAGCTCGTGGAACGTGTTATAACCGGTGGCGGTAATCGCAAGGTCAAACCCGTTGAAATACATGGAGTTCGGGTAGTCACGAAGCGTCATGACTCCCTCTTCAGTAATATTCAGACGCTTGCCGATAATCGATTCCCCAATCACAATAAACACATCATCCCGCTCTTTTAAAGCCGAAACAAGACGTCCGATCGTGGAGTCAATATCATTGATATTTCCCGCACCAAGCTGGATGTAAACGATCTTTTTATCGTCCGATACATTCCAAAGCTGGCGGACGGTTTTGCGGTCGTAAAGTTCATCTTTATCCATATAGATGACAGGCTCGCAGTCAATGATTTTCTGGTCAGCAGCAGGCTCTTCGGCTGCTTCTTTTCCTGCTTCGCCCGGCACCATAATCCGGTCGAAATTGTCCTCGCGCTCCTTAATACGGTCGGTAATTCCATCTTTATGCTGTCCGCGGCGGACCCATACTTTATCCATGCCGTCCGTTTTGTCCATGGATGACACAAGACCGGCGTACGGATAGGCACCATCAAAAACAATCGTTTTCGGCATGTGCAGATCGATTGCCTGGTCGAGCTGATCCTGCAGAAGCGTATTCCACTGCCGTGCTGTTGTTTCCTCAGGGAACAGCATCTTGGAAGGCAGGTGATAGCCGAGAAAGCCTTCCTGTAAGATCAGGTGCATGGCAGAACTTGTAGTATGAAAAATGATTTCTTTATCCGGGTCCTGCTTTTTAACCCGGCGTGCAATTGCAAGCAGGCGGGTCAGATGGCCGAGTCCTGCCCCGTTTGTCGGCACAAACAGGATCGCCTCTTTTCCCGTGTCGATCGGAGACATTTGCGCTGGTACCGGTGTACTTGAAGCAACCTTGTCTGACTTGGAAGTCTTTGTGCGGTTTACGTACAGGCTGCCGCTTTTCGCCCGGCGGTAAATGCCGAACAGACGCTTTGGAAGCATAATCATTTTCACCGGCGACTTCATCGCTTCGATAAAAGCGCTTCCGATCAGATAACGGGCAGAATTGTCATTCTGAAAATGACTGATTCGCTTTTTCAGGTCGTTCGACCGTTTTTGAAGAGCCGCATTCTGGGTGTTCAGCTTTTTAATCTTTTTGTTCAGGGACTGAATGACGCCTTTCTGCTCCTGGAGTTCAAAGCGGTACTCAACGAGCTTCTTGAAATTTTCTTTTTCAAGGAGTGTATCGAGCGATTCGTCCATGGACTGGGCCACAGATACGGAATCCTGTTTACGGAGCGCTCCTTCAAGAATGGTTTCCACCAGGTGGAGCCAGATCTGAAGGTTGCTCTCCTTGATGCCTGACAAATCCCCTTCTTGCTTTTCAAACCGTACAAAGACCTGTTCCTGGTCCGTACGATAATCAATGATTTTGAAGTTTGAAAACCAAGGACGGTTTTGCAGGTGCGACGGAAGATGATAGGACGGGAGAAAGAAAACCATTTCTTCAACAACGCGGCTGTATTCCTCCACTTGCTCAATCATTTCCTGAAAAGATGCATGTTCCGGATCCACAGAGACAATCACCACTTTGGATTGGCCGTGAATGGACGAGGGATCCTCCCCCTGAATGTCGTTTTCTGATTTTTCGATCAGCCTGCCGAGCGGGGCAATGGCATAAGGAGAGAGACCTCTGTCCTTAAGAACAGAGGTGCGCATCTCCTTTCCTTCCCTGCCTTCCAGCCAGCTCTCGAAAAGCTCAAGTGACTCGATCAGTTCCTGTTGTTTATGGTTGGATAAAGAAAGTTTCTGCATGGAAAGAAAACTCCTCGGTAAGATGGATTAATAGTTCAGGTGAGCCAGAGGATTTTCATTCTGTTCCCCGCCCAGAAGAATTGTATTTTTGCTTTCGCCAAGATGTTTTGTCGCGTTGCGTGTATCGTAAACCACCGAAGCATTATCCACAACGAACTGGTAATCAACCGGCGTATGGTTGGTCGCGATCACGACAAGGTCCGCCTTCTCAAGAGCTTCTTTGGTAAGCTCTACAGAGGAAACAACCTCGTCACCGTTACGGAACGTTTCCACAAACGGATCATGGAAAGAAAGGGCTGCACCTTTTTCTTCAAGGAGCTTGTAGATTTCTAGTGCCGGAGATTCACGAAGGTCGTCAATATCCTTCTTGTAGGCTACACCGAGCATCAGGATGTTCGCGTTTTTAATCGATTTTTCCTGGTCGTTCAGTATGTCACCGATCTGGGAAAGGACGTAGCGTGGCATGTTGCCGTTAACATCACTCGCAAGTTCGATAAAGCGGTTGTAGAAGTCGAACATTTTCGCCTTCCAGGAAAGGTACATCGGGTCAAGCGGGATGCAGTGACCGCCGATTCCCGGTCCCGGATAAAACGGCATGTAGCCGAACGGCTTCGTCGCTGCTGCGTCGATGACTTCCCAGACGTTGATTCCCATACGGTCACACATGAGGGTAAGTTCATTCACAAGGCCGATGTTCACGCTTCGGAATGTATTTTCAAGGAGCTTCACCATTTCCGCCACGTTTGTAGAGCTGACCGGTACAAGGTTTTCAAGGAAGGAACCGTACAGTTCCACACCAAGCTCAAGACAGTCAGGTGTTACCCCGCCGATAACTTTCGGTGTGTTTTTCGTGTTGAATTCCTTGTTACCCGGGTCTACACGCTCAGGGGAGAAACAGAGGAAGAAGTCTTCTCCTGCTTTGAAGCTTGTCTGTTCTTCGATTACGTGCTTGATCAGCTCTTCCGTTGTACCGGGGTAGGTTGTGCTCTCAAGTACGATCAGGGTGCCGGATGTCATATGCTTAATGATCTGCTCGACTACAGCGTTGATGTAGGAAGCGTCCGGATCTTTTGTTTTGTTCAGTGGCGTCGGCACACAAATGCTGATCGCATCAGCATCTGCCAGGACGGAAAAGTCCGTTGTCGGAAGCAGGTTGCGGCCGACAAGCTCGGAAAGCTTTTCGCTTTTCACGTCAAGAACGTAGGACTCTTTGTTGTTAAGAGAATCCACTTTTTCGGTAGACACGTCCACACCGTGAACGATGTGACCCTGTTCGGCGATCTCCACTGCAAGTGGAAGACCGACATAGCCAAGACCGACTACGGCTACTTTTGCATCATGGTTGGCAAACTTCTGCTTTAGCTGTTCTTTCATCATTTAACTTTATCCCCCAATAAACGGCTCTGCTTTACGCCGATCTGATAGTAGTGAAATCCGTGCTGACGGATCTGTTTAGCTGTAAACA encodes:
- a CDS encoding GtrA family protein, encoding MNVPMTKLINKINTAFSRFVVVGVMNTINFYIIYFILLLFDVHYQAAFVAAYLLSMIGSYFMNTLFVYKTTVSLKKFFAFPLVYVVQFALNYVGIIVCVEVLNIAEEFAPFIFLPITVILTFVLTRTILTRGDSR
- a CDS encoding glycosyltransferase family 2 protein yields the protein MKQQKIELLSIVIPAYNEETVLERFHEEVTGILRSLSIRYELIFVNDGSSDGTLEKLKQLKAADASVSFIDLSRNFGKESAMKAGLDHVAGDAAIVMDSDLEHPPSLIPDMVAAYREGYDVIHARSSVRVGQSRARHLLSGSFYSMMNRLAGDEVQFADGDKDFVLLSRKALDSVLQLSEYNRFSKGLFKWIGYPSKTVYFEQGTREEGASKWKLTSLITYSIDAITSFSLVPLRFSSYLGLLVSFFAFIYMLVIIGQTVFLGNQVAGFPTLVTLVLFMSGVILISLGIIGEYVARIFLEVKGRPIYFVNEYVPSEHEAQQNAEGDDRDERAHDETDQ
- a CDS encoding YfhO family protein: MLERMKAYKYELLLLVTLSLMSTVLFWDFIFGSAFMIRLGDTYEQFLPFYIHYHDLIKAGDGFPFWSWETGIGTNFWGSYAYYMTGDLFFYLSLLFPASFLPHYFLVMLLLKIMLAGFLWYHYMRSLKIQGYAAVLASVVYAYCGWMVYLNIRYMFWTTVFVFLPILLMSMDRGVKEKRYLLFAFMVFTIALTNFYFFYMITIMILMYFLFRFFITPMTGRLKAFFVQAGWFLLYYMLGLVMASVVFLPAAYTVLTNVRIDTVIPDFFLIYNPEKTTRILLDVADGRTFGITILAFLVIPLILSLRISWREKAVYTISTVLMSYLMIMPFMQSAFNGFSYETDRWFFIIVAFFVLFMAVSLNKMDEWTYWHIPLIGVFLAVTAHYMYHHNGEFTQEIYFGAGYAVLLSGIIVLNRVGWKLPAIGVKGLLFAVVAVHLVYNGTEYRDMMNYTTTEDYGPGNGYEDGTVEILDWIEENDDSFYRISKGAFHSGSGNDALAQGFRGMNGYHSVANPGYLSMLETFNVRTYGAFFNRVEGFDQRINLETLLSTKYSIQNQGAGFVPYGYEEVFETEDFILYENTLYLPPGTAVQTVITPEQFDELPAPLKDQAVMQGTVMNETDTGGYDFAGWSPEELEYDSFEVTTDMMDFDNVELIDESEDAITVEFHEDGEIRVQLDETEPGEYFLSFYQEREDRGQVNAMFAGLEDGHRPRAQDREHHAYRDHNQVDLNLGYHDGLDQELTIEFSADNVYEISDMMIYRLDTSLYEDQVSARQEQAMTDITFSNNRMEGSVDLEEPGILTLAVPYDEGWRAEVNGEAAEIAQVNGGLMAIVLPEGEHQIELSYRSPYFGTGLGLSLLAWGGFIGLIVYRRRQSRKAPHKGDIQ
- a CDS encoding glycosyltransferase is translated as MQKLSLSNHKQQELIESLELFESWLEGREGKEMRTSVLKDRGLSPYAIAPLGRLIEKSENDIQGEDPSSIHGQSKVVIVSVDPEHASFQEMIEQVEEYSRVVEEMVFFLPSYHLPSHLQNRPWFSNFKIIDYRTDQEQVFVRFEKQEGDLSGIKESNLQIWLHLVETILEGALRKQDSVSVAQSMDESLDTLLEKENFKKLVEYRFELQEQKGVIQSLNKKIKKLNTQNAALQKRSNDLKKRISHFQNDNSARYLIGSAFIEAMKSPVKMIMLPKRLFGIYRRAKSGSLYVNRTKTSKSDKVASSTPVPAQMSPIDTGKEAILFVPTNGAGLGHLTRLLAIARRVKKQDPDKEIIFHTTSSAMHLILQEGFLGYHLPSKMLFPEETTARQWNTLLQDQLDQAIDLHMPKTIVFDGAYPYAGLVSSMDKTDGMDKVWVRRGQHKDGITDRIKEREDNFDRIMVPGEAGKEAAEEPAADQKIIDCEPVIYMDKDELYDRKTVRQLWNVSDDKKIVYIQLGAGNINDIDSTIGRLVSALKERDDVFIVIGESIIGKRLNITEEGVMTLRDYPNSMYFNGFDLAITATGYNTFHELMYFGVPSIFVPNENTKTDDQVARANIAGDAGAAVVLRDPNRDDFVEAINHVLDEENNKRMKEASQSLITSNGADQIARHILEMSRVNA
- a CDS encoding nucleotide sugar dehydrogenase, whose protein sequence is MMKEQLKQKFANHDAKVAVVGLGYVGLPLAVEIAEQGHIVHGVDVSTEKVDSLNNKESYVLDVKSEKLSELVGRNLLPTTDFSVLADADAISICVPTPLNKTKDPDASYINAVVEQIIKHMTSGTLIVLESTTYPGTTEELIKHVIEEQTSFKAGEDFFLCFSPERVDPGNKEFNTKNTPKVIGGVTPDCLELGVELYGSFLENLVPVSSTNVAEMVKLLENTFRSVNIGLVNELTLMCDRMGINVWEVIDAAATKPFGYMPFYPGPGIGGHCIPLDPMYLSWKAKMFDFYNRFIELASDVNGNMPRYVLSQIGDILNDQEKSIKNANILMLGVAYKKDIDDLRESPALEIYKLLEEKGAALSFHDPFVETFRNGDEVVSSVELTKEALEKADLVVIATNHTPVDYQFVVDNASVVYDTRNATKHLGESKNTILLGGEQNENPLAHLNY